Proteins encoded in a region of the Syngnathus typhle isolate RoL2023-S1 ecotype Sweden linkage group LG20, RoL_Styp_1.0, whole genome shotgun sequence genome:
- the zgc:63863 gene encoding TBC1 domain family member 20 isoform X1 has translation MKKLKRSKLNGTNVPVTKEVNCGKKQKLTEIHLALNSDPVDIESLRRAAASQGGLLSNELRRKVWPKLLNVNVYDLPHKPRKDGRENHKDYNQVVLDVKRSMKRFPKGMPSAERAVLQEQLVDIILEVLRCNTQLNYYQGYHDVAVTLLLVVGERMAIAMLHTLSKYHLRDFMDPTMDSTKHILNYLMPLLEEVDKELHDFLLRAEVGTIFALSWLITWYGHVLSEFKHTLRLYDFFLASHPIMPIYLAATIVLYREQEVKQTECDMAMVHHLLSRIPQDLPYELLIGQSQNLFNRYPPAVLAKRAALQSRKSLSISTFKAFQQSTFHQRPDSVLQRLTKAQATTSRQARHSGLDVALPQDGGQRWGKGSRMVKMAVWGLSATLGAAIFAVAQTAMEWAPDTLLQLF, from the exons atgaAAAAGCTCAAGAGAAGCAAACTAAATGGGACGAATGTACCTGTCACGAAAG AAGTGAACTGTGGGAAGAAGCAGAAGTTGACTGAGATCCACCTGGCGTTAAACAG TGATCCGGTGGACATCGAGTCCCTGAGGAGGGCTGCGGCCAGTCAGGGAGGGCTGCTTTCAAATGAACTTCGCAGGAAAGTGTGGCCCAAACTACTCAACGTCAACGTGTATGATCTTCCACATAAGCCTA GAAAAGATGGACGAGAGAACCACAAGGACTACAACCAGGTGGTTCTTGATGTCAAGAGATCCATGAAGCGCTTTCCAAAAG GTATGCCGTCTGCGGAGCGAGCTGTACTCCAAGAGCAGCTTGTTGATATCATCCTGGAGGTTCTGAGGTGCAACACGCAGCTCAACTACTATCAGGGCTACCACGACGTGGCCGTTACGCTGCTGCTGGTTGTTGGAGAGCGTATGGCCATCGCCATGCTGCATACTTTATCCAAATATCATCTCAG GGACTTTATGGATCCGACAATGGACAGCACAAAGCACATTTTAAACTACCTGATGCCTTTATTGGAAGAAGTTGACAAAGAACTGCATGACTTTTTGCTCAG AGCGGAGGTGGGAACCATCTTTGCCCTATCTTGGCTAATCACTTGGTACGGACACGTCCTGTCCGAGTTCAAACACACGTTGAGACTGTATGACTTCTTCTTGGCCTCACACCCCATTATGCCAATCTACCTCGCTGCTACT ATTGTGCTGTACAGAGAGCAGGAGGTGAAGCAGACGGAATGCGACATGGCCATGGTGCACCACCTCCTCTCTCGCATCCCCCAAGACCTTCCGTACGAACTCCTGATCGGCCAGTCCCAAAACCTGTTCAACCGCTACCCTCCAGCTGTGCTGGCTAAACGAGCGGCGCTACAATCTCGTAAAAG CTTGTCCATAAGCACCTTCAAGGCCTTTCAACAATCAACCTTCCACCAGAGACCGGACTCGGTTCTCCAGCGTCTCACCAAGGCTCAGGCCACCACTTCCAGACAAG CTCGCCACTCGGGCCTGGACGTAGCTTTGCCCCAGGATGGAGGCCAGCGGTGGGGGAAGGGGAGCAGGATGGTGAAAATGGCGGTCTGGGGGCTGTCAGCCACActgggggcggccatttttgcCGTGGCCCAGACGGCCATGGAGTGGGCGCCCGACACGTTGTTACAGCTCTTCTGA
- the zgc:63863 gene encoding TBC1 domain family member 20 isoform X2: MKKLKRSKLNGTNVPVTKEVNCGKKQKLTEIHLALNSDPVDIESLRRAAASQGGLLSNELRRKVWPKLLNVNVYDLPHKPRKDGRENHKDYNQVVLDVKRSMKRFPKGMPSAERAVLQEQLVDIILEVLRCNTQLNYYQGYHDVAVTLLLVVGERMAIAMLHTLSKYHLRDFMDPTMDSTKHILNYLMPLLEEVDKELHDFLLRAEVGTIFALSWLITWYGHVLSEFKHTLRLYDFFLASHPIMPIYLAATIVLYREQEVKQTECDMAMVHHLLSRIPQDLPYELLIGQSQNLFNRYPPAVLAKRAALQSRKSLSISTFKAFQQSTFHQRPDSVLQRLTKAQATTSRQGAVPVAVKIKPII, encoded by the exons atgaAAAAGCTCAAGAGAAGCAAACTAAATGGGACGAATGTACCTGTCACGAAAG AAGTGAACTGTGGGAAGAAGCAGAAGTTGACTGAGATCCACCTGGCGTTAAACAG TGATCCGGTGGACATCGAGTCCCTGAGGAGGGCTGCGGCCAGTCAGGGAGGGCTGCTTTCAAATGAACTTCGCAGGAAAGTGTGGCCCAAACTACTCAACGTCAACGTGTATGATCTTCCACATAAGCCTA GAAAAGATGGACGAGAGAACCACAAGGACTACAACCAGGTGGTTCTTGATGTCAAGAGATCCATGAAGCGCTTTCCAAAAG GTATGCCGTCTGCGGAGCGAGCTGTACTCCAAGAGCAGCTTGTTGATATCATCCTGGAGGTTCTGAGGTGCAACACGCAGCTCAACTACTATCAGGGCTACCACGACGTGGCCGTTACGCTGCTGCTGGTTGTTGGAGAGCGTATGGCCATCGCCATGCTGCATACTTTATCCAAATATCATCTCAG GGACTTTATGGATCCGACAATGGACAGCACAAAGCACATTTTAAACTACCTGATGCCTTTATTGGAAGAAGTTGACAAAGAACTGCATGACTTTTTGCTCAG AGCGGAGGTGGGAACCATCTTTGCCCTATCTTGGCTAATCACTTGGTACGGACACGTCCTGTCCGAGTTCAAACACACGTTGAGACTGTATGACTTCTTCTTGGCCTCACACCCCATTATGCCAATCTACCTCGCTGCTACT ATTGTGCTGTACAGAGAGCAGGAGGTGAAGCAGACGGAATGCGACATGGCCATGGTGCACCACCTCCTCTCTCGCATCCCCCAAGACCTTCCGTACGAACTCCTGATCGGCCAGTCCCAAAACCTGTTCAACCGCTACCCTCCAGCTGTGCTGGCTAAACGAGCGGCGCTACAATCTCGTAAAAG CTTGTCCATAAGCACCTTCAAGGCCTTTCAACAATCAACCTTCCACCAGAGACCGGACTCGGTTCTCCAGCGTCTCACCAAGGCTCAGGCCACCACTTCCAGACAAG
- the dgat1a gene encoding diacylglycerol O-acyltransferase 1a has translation MSDRPEMRGPGTRQRRTTITGSVKQQANGGKLHSGEKPPPCPGKKTDESGRRLNSNGKAIREPGQQHADKHNKPESPVDEINERLSCHVRQESLLSSASGFSNYRGILNWCVVMLVLSNARLFLENIIKYGILVDPIQVVSLFLKDPYSWPAACLIIASNVFILAALYTERRLAVGTVSETTGLILHIFNLTSLLIFPSATVLTVTSVTPVGGVLSLGVYTVLLLKLYSYQDTNRWCREIRQAKAKRLTRSYSCPSVAQFNGSAVHTNVSYPGNLTHRDMYYFVFAPTLCYQLNFPRSPRIRKRFLLRRLFEMLFFMQLLVGLIQQWMVPTIQNSMKPFQEMDFSRMVERLLKLAVPNHLIWLIFFYWFFHSSMNFVAELLQFGDREFYRDWWNSESVTYFWANWNIPVHKWCLRHFYKPMLKRGVNKLVAQSAVFMLSAFFHEYLVSIPLKMFRLWAFMGMMAQVPLAWFVGRFLNGIYGNAAVWMSLIIGQPVAVLMYVHDYYVTHYGT, from the exons ATGAGTGATCGACCTGAGATGAGAGGGCCCGGAACCCGTCAGAGGAGAACCACAATCACTGGCAGCGTCAAGCAGCAAGCCAATGGGGGCAAGTTGCACAGCGGCGAGAAACCACCACCGTGTCCCGGTAAGAAGACGGACGAGTCGGGAAGGCGTCTTAATAGCAATGGGAAAGCAATAAGAGAACCGGGTCAACAGCACGCTGATAAACACAACAAGCCGGAGAGTCCAGTGGACGAAATCAACGAGAGACTCAG CTGCCATGTCCGACAGGAGTCTCTTCTGAGCTCCGCCAGCGGCTTCAGTAACTACAGAGGAATCCTCAACTGGTGTGTTGTCATGCTG GTGCTGAGTAATGCCCGCCTCTTCCTGGAGAATATCATAAA GTATGGCATCCTGGTAGACCCCATACAGGTGGTGTCGCTATTCTTGAAAGACCCCTATAGCTGGCCAGCCGCTTGCCTCATCATCG CATCCAACGTGTTCATCTTGGCAGCTTTGTATACAGAGAGACGTTTGGCTGTG GGAACGGTGTCGGAAACAACTGGCTTGATTCTTCACATCTTCAATTTAACATCACTGCTGATTTTTCCTTCCGCGACGGTTCTCACTGTCACCTCCGTTACCCCCG TGGGCGGTGTTCTCTCCTTGGGTGTCTACACGGTGCTGCTCCTCAAGCTGTACTCATACCAGGACACCAACAGGTGGTGCCGGGAGATCAgacaagccaaagccaaaaggTTGACTCGCTCCTACTCCT GTCCGTCTGTGGCTCAGTTCAATGGCTCAGCGGTGCACACCAATGTCTCCTACCCTGGGAATCTCACGCACAGAG ACATGTACTACTTTGTGTTTGCGCCGACGCTCTGCTACCAGCTCAACTTCCCACGCTCGCCCCGGATACGTAAACGCTTCCTCCTGAGACGGCTCTTTGAAATG CTGTTCTTCATGCAGCTGCTGGTGGGGTTAATACAGCAG TGGATGGTTCCGACCATACAGAACTCCATGAAGCCGTTCCAG GAAATGGACTTTTCCAGAATGGTGGAGCGACTTCTCAAGTTGGCA GTTCCCAACCATCTGATCTGGTTAATCTTTTTCTATTGGTTCTTCCACTCATCCATGAACTTTGTGGCTGAGCTGCTACAGTTTGGGGACAGAGAGTTCTACAGGGACTGGTG GAACTCTGAGAGCGTCACCTACTTCTGGGCCAACTGGAACATCCCGGTTCACAAGTGGTGCCTGAG ACATTTCTACAAGCCAATGCTGAAGAGAGGCGTCAACAAGCTGGTGGCCCAAAGTGCCGTTTTTATGCTGTCTGCGTTCTTCCACGAA TATTTGGTAAGCATCCCTCTGAAGATGTTCCGACTTTGGGCCTTTATGGGCATGATGGCTCAG GTTCCCCTGGCCTGGTTCGTGGGTCGCTTCCTGAACGGCATCTACGGCAACGCGGCCGTGTGGATGTCACTCATCATCGGCCAACCGGTGGCCGTGCTGATGTACGTGCACGACTACTACGTCACGCACTACGGCACATAG